From the Lathyrus oleraceus cultivar Zhongwan6 chromosome 3, CAAS_Psat_ZW6_1.0, whole genome shotgun sequence genome, the window TGTATTAGGTTGCAagtgttttattttgaataatggtaaggacAACCCTGGAAAGTTTGATGCAAAATATGAAGAAtgtatctttcttggatactctcAGTCAAGCAAAGCTTATTGAGTGTATAATAAGAGATTACATATTGTTGAGGAGTCCATGCATGTTACTTTTTATGAATCTTATCCGAGAAATGTCTGGAAAGGTATTTCTTTTCATGACGTAGGTGTGTCTTCAAAAGACATAATCAAAGACACCGAAAAGGGAATTGATCAACATGGAGTGGTGAAACCTGAGGAGGAAGATAACAATTCTGAAAAGGATAATGATGAAAGTCCAACTAAAGTGGATGATCTTACTTTGGCTTGGAGGTCTTCTAAGaaccatccaatcgacaacattcttGGAGACATCACTAAAGGCGTGGCTACACACTCTAAGATAAGTAATTCCTATTATCACTTTACATTCGTGTCATAAGTTGAACCTAAAAATGCAAAAGATACCTTAATTGATGAGCATTGGCTTATGGTCATGCAAGATGAtctaaatcaatttaaaagaaattatGTGCGGGAGTTTGTCCCACCTCCACGAGATCATCAAATTATtggcactaagtgggtttttagaaaaAAACTACACAAAAACGAGTGATAACAAAGAACAAGGCATGACTAGTGTCTCAAGGATATAACTAATAGGAGGACATATGttatgaggaaacttatgctaTGGTTACCCGCCTTGAGGTTATACGCCTTTTACTAGCGTATGCATGCCCTAAagatttcaaattatttcaaatggacaTGAAAAGTGTtttccttaatggttatataaatgaggaagtgtatgtttCACAACCTCACGGTTTTGAAAATTATGAGTATCCAAATCATGTTTTAAAACTACAATGAGCTTTGTATAGTCTTAAAAAAAGCCCCTTGTGCTTGGTATGAGCGACTTAGTAAGTTCTTACTTGATTAAGGATACTCTAGAGGGAAGGTAGATATGACACTTTTCATTAAACGTTAAGAAAAACATATTCTTCTAattcaaatttatgttgatgaaATCATATTTGGTTCTACTAACATGCAATTGGTCAAAGAGTTTTCTAAGCTTATGCAGGaagaatttgagatgagtctaatgggtGACTTGAATTACTTTTTTGGACTTCAAATTAAGCAACTTAAAGAAGGGATGTTTGTGTGTCAAACTAAGTACTTCCAAAAGTTGCTTAAATGCTTTATAATGGTAGATGCAAAGTCAATTGACACTCCAATGCCCACAAACAGAAACTTGGACAGAGATAAAAATGGTAAGCATGTTAAcgtaaaaaggtatagaggtatgatcaGATCACTCTTATATCTTACTGCATCTAGGCTTGACATTATATTTAGTGTGTGCATGTGTGCTCGATATCAATCCTCTCATAAGGAATCACATTTAAAATTTATAAAATGCATTCTTAGATACCTTCATGGTACATCTAAGTATGGGCTTTGATTTTCCAAAGGTAGCGATTGTAGTTTGGTTGGTTGCTCCGATTtcgattttgccggttgcaaattGGATAGGAAAAGTACTAGTGGTACTTACGACATATTTTCAAACTCCTTagttagttggcatagcaagaaacaagtcTTTGTTTTTTGTCAACTGTCGAGGAGGAATACGTTGCAACCTGTAGTTATTGTGCTCAAATTTTATTGCTCAAACAACAACTACTCGACTTCGATATTAAACTTCAATGTATTTTGATCATGTGCGATAATACTAGTGCGATTAACCTAACTAAAAATACAGTGTTACACTCTTGTACTAAACATATTGAGATACGTCATCATTTCTTACGATACCGTATTGAAAAAGGCGATGTCGTTTTTGAATATGTTGATAGTAAAAATCAACTTGTTGATATTTTCACAAAACCTCTTGTGATTGAGCCGTTTTTCAATATTCAGCGGGAATTGGGCATTCTCGATATCTCAAATCTTGCCTAATATATTTTGTTGCGTGCACTCTTTATATTTGTTTTAATCTTCATTCAAAAGTTTCATTTCATATGAGTGCATCCTCCATCTATCATCCTATGAGGTAATATGGTTCTCAATTATCTCTTTGTTCTTAAGTTTTTATATAATATATTGTTTATCTATGAACCTTGTATTTTATTGCATGTTTATGTTCCAACATTGTGTGATATATTTGATGTATGATAAATTTCATGTTTGTTCACTTTCAAAAATTTATTAATTACCATGAGTTTTTCAATTTATATGCTTATACTGACACCATGTTTGATTTCATCATCATATGTATTTCATGTTGTTGTTTCTTCAAATTTGAAGTATTTTTGATGTTATTAGTATTAGAGCGTGCTCCTTATATATACTTGCATGAAAAATATCATTTTTGCATAAAATCTACTAAATCCACGTGTATGCCTTGACTAAATCCATCTTAGGTCTACTAAATGTCTTCATTTGTCAAGTTTATTTTGCGTGCATTTCTGTTTTCAtgtttttatgtttattattatGTTGTTCTATTGTTACCTTCTTATGACAAATTTGTAATGAATTTCATCTATTTTATCTGACTTGGTTGTGTATTTATGTTTATGCATTGTTTTAATTTAACGTAATTATATGTGAGTGCACGTTATAGTTGAATCTTTTATCTTTGCAACACCTATAAGTGATTTATATGTTGTTGTGAACTTTTAATGATACTTCTCACATTTTGTACCTTTGTCTCTTTTttatgttgtcaaagggggagaagtacAAGGTCTTAAGATGCACATATTCAGAGGGAATTATGATCAAGACGACAAATACTTCGTAAgttttgccatcatcaaaaaggaGGAGTATGTGAGTGCAATATCCTCTTAAgaaatgttttgaatgatgttAAAACTAGGACATTTAGTACTTGTGTATATTGGATCTTATTGTCTATGTCTAGATGTGCATTATCATATTAAGACACTTAAAACCAGGTTAGATGGGTCATTACAAGTCAAAATTATGATTTTTCATACTGAAGAAATTGATTTTTTATGGGTCAATACACAGTGAAGGAATTGATTTTTTTATGAAAAACAAGTTTATTGGTCGATACATCAAATATATGGGTCGATACATACTGAAggattttttaaaataaatattttgccttcaatgtatcgatacatagagtGTGTGGGTTGATACATAATGCATATGAGTCGACTCATTCGTGTTTGGAGTCGACTCCAACTAAAGGTTTTGGCAAGTCAATGACTCTGCCTTAATTGTATCCACTCCTAGAGTCTATGTATCGACTCCCGAGCTTATGTATTGACTCATATTTGTTTAGAGTCAAtatattatgttttatttttcaaaaattgtaATTTTTGCTAAAAATCTAttttgtttgatatttttctaCACACGCATGCATAAATATAAATATGCATTCATGTATCATTTCTCAATATTGAAACCAATAACATAAAAAGAATTTTCTCATCATATTTAACCGTCTCTCTTCATATATTCaacaattacacataatcatttttgttGAGTGTCATCTATATTATATTGATAAGGTCCAATTTAGGATTGTTGTAATCAAATTGGGTTGAGTATTCTTTGGGGGGTTCATTGATAAAACCGGTTAGGGTTTTTCCTCCAAGATCAAGGATTGATTTGTGGGGGTTTTGTACAAGATTTTGCAATGAGGATTTAgtcgagtgaaagctttgaagaacatGGTTCTGCCAAAGGAGTAGAGGTAACCAGAGGATCGACTTGGAAGTCTTAGGTCACTTTATCTTGGTTAAGATCAAGGGGAGAGAAGAAGTTTggatcaacatcaaacatagggtTTGGGGATTTGAATTGCTAATTTTTCTCTTGTATGCAACTCTTACAAAGGTTAATTACATATCTCAATTGTATTTGGAATTAGAGGCAGACGTACCCATAGTAAGGACAATTgaggaactgcctaaacaaatccttgtgtgttttctctctctctctctctctctctctctctctctctctctctctctctctctctctctctctctctctctctctctctctctctctctctctctctctctctctctctctctctcttctatatatatatatatatatatatatatatatatatatatatatatatatatatatatatatatatatatatatatatatatatatatatatatatatatatatatatatatatatcacacacacatacacactcTTTACATTTTGATAATACACTTAGTGTGAAATTTGATAAACTGAAAATTCTATTTGTGTTGAAGTAATTCAAACTGTTTTGTAAAGATAATTGCAATTGGTTTTTCATATCTTCAACACAAAGGAAAACCAGCTTGGTGTttattgcacaccaagtgtttcATAAATTTTCATTGTTAATTTTTGTATTCTATTTGATTGGAAATTGATTGCAAAGTATGACATTGTTAAAACGACTATTTTTGTAAAACATATTGATTTACTTTCTCATCAATGGTATACGTTTCGTTACAGTTTAAACGCATATCTGATTCTTTCGATGACGGTTCGGGATAGACAAGTGTCGATCCAGAATTGCTTTCACTAGCCATagtaaatattttcaaaatagAATTTTAATTAAAGAAATTTTTATTTGTGATCTATTCACCTCCCCTATAGATTGTTGCCCTCGTCtaaagagggatacagttctaGGGGAATCATAGACATGGGTAAATCAGTAACATACCTTTGATCCCAAACACtcggtaccacatgcattttTGATAAGGAGTTGGTGGCATTAACATTAGCATTCTCATTATTATTTGACTTTAATTGTGTTTTTTGTGCGAATGATGTATTTATGAACTCATTATTACTATCATGTTGTTAAATTTAACCGTTAACATTTGTAAGATGTATTCTCACCCTTTTCTTGTTTGCTTTGTTGGTTGTGTACAAATTGTTGTACAAATACTCAGCAGGAGTAGTCACTTGCGAGTGGAAGACTGCCTTAGAGCTTTcttctttcatttttatttatcACTTTTAGTTGCTTGTCATCTGCTCTAAACTTTAACATTGGGAACAGGGACGTTATTTGTTTTAGAGGTTTATGTTGAAGTTTATTTTCGTTATTTGGTAGTTTAATATATTAATCTGAGGACTATTTGATTTTCTGCAGCgagtttgaaaatattttatgaaatgcatgattTGTGTGAAGTAACATTCCTAAACAGTACaattttctcttttatattaAGAGTCGGGGTTTATGGTGTTATAATGTTGATATCTTTAGAGTGTTTTATGGCTACAACTATGTAATCAAACTGAAGAGTTAGCGATCTCAGTACCTTTTCAATGATTACTTATTCAGAGAGCGTTCTCCATAAAACTTCAGCTTATTAGTGACCAcaatcactctggagatgtaattaggtaccttctcattgttaTTCATGATGGGATTCTCATACTACTTATGTAGGGATTAAAGCTTGACgttcttcactgatgcgtcagCACCATAGTATCATACTAGTGTATCCCACGCCGCCTTCATCGTCGTCGAATCAACAATTTTCTCAAACACCTTCGTATCCACACACTGGTGGATATATAATAGCGCCTTTTGATCTTCTTATTCTCGTTGTGCTGTTCTTTGCACTTCTATTGCATTTTATGAAATCGGCGTGTATCTGTCATTGATGAtatcaagaacatcttgagctccaaatAACACATGCATCTGAATCGACGACCGATTCTAGTTCTTTCTGTTGAACACTGGAAGCTTTGTGTTCAAGCTATTATTTTCTCTGTCGATTATTGGAAGCTTTATGTTCAAGCTACTGTTTTCTCTGTTCATCTTCATTCATGTGCAAATCACTCAGTTATCACCAACACTTGTGTTTCCTAAAACCTGAGAATCAAGATCTATGATTCTCTCTGATTTTGAACTTCAATTAAACGCGATTTTCAGAAATGAAATCAATCACACAAATCACTATACTCGTGTTTCCTTGTGAATTGAACcagagctctagataccaattgttggaGTTCAACAATGAACCTCCATTAATAATGCAAAAGAATTAGAGAAGATGAAGAAATaatgagagagaaagagagagatTTCTAACTAACTTTTCTCAAATTGAAGAACTATTACAATTTGTAACTAACTATTGATTTATATACTAATCCCAATCTAAATGCAATTGAAATTAAATTCAAATGCAAACTTACAACTTAAAATGAATTACATTTCAACACAAAAAATGTCTAGAATCTCAAAAAGGTTTGTACTGAGTTAACATTTTGACATGAAAGTGTGATGTAAAGGTGGTAAGTTCAACTTGCATGTCAAGTGTTTTAGAACTTAGTATATTATGAAGTCCAAAGATTAGGTGATGCAGAGACGTTTCGACACTATACTATAAGATTCGACAGAAAAGCGCTTCGACAGAGGTAGTTAGAGGTTATAAAGACAGTTTCAAAGGTGTACACCAATTTGGAAGCAGTTCAAAGGCCAAAGGCACATGGAAAAATATTAGAAAATAGAAGTCCACGTAGTGGGATACATGTTGAGTTCTAGGATAGTAATCACTATCGATGATTATTGATGTATATAATATATAAGCAGATTTCATTCATGTAACAATGGTTCACAAATTTTATTCGTATTGTCTATGGAACTCAAGTATCCAAACCACAGAGAGAAAAGAGGTTGTGAGGAAACATATGAATGAATCTGCGTCCCTTTTTCTAATTGTGTAATCAAAgcatttttatttaaattatttttattgtttctttcATTTATTTCAAGTTCTTAGAAGCATTGTTCTTATTGAATTTTCTATTCAATTTCTTTACATTCAAATATCACATTACCCATGCACAAACGTATTTTCTCGAATCTTTACACAATAGTCTTAGAATTTTTTCGAGTTTAGTCATTTAAGTGAATGAAAACTTGTGATTTGATTTGCTAAAAATACTAGCAAACAAGATGACAATAATGTTATGCAGTGTATATGGGTGCAAGTTAAAGATGACAATAATGTTATGCAGTATATATGAGTGTGAGTTAAAGATGACAATGATGTTAGTGATATGATGTCTGAACCAAATGATACtgttttgattgttgtaatcTTATACATGTTTTGATGTTAAGCATTTTtatttgttgtttgtgttgtcGTTTTAGACGTGTTTATGTTCATGTGTTGTCTGCTTTAGGGATGTTTATGTTAATTTTGTTGTAACCAAAaattgttatatatatatatatatataacttaaaaattaaaaaaaaaattatcatGTAAAACTTGTTCCAACATTGAGACAATGTTTCCGAGTGTGTTTGGGATAAGAGCATATACcacataatcttatcattttatccGATGTATCAATTTATGCTCTAATACGTGTCAAATTTATGTTCTAGgacaattttttttctttcttcgcatatTTTCGTTGTGCCAAATTATGTCTCCTTGATATTTAAGCTAATAATCATCATTTGTTACCACCAGAAAGCTATTGTTGTACATATTTATAACTTTGTAAACGGCGGATAGATGCTTGGAAACATCCTGGCGAATGCTGAGGTAATCCGAGATGAATCAACATTGAACGCAACGAGTTAACGTAATTAAAGAGTGTGAAATCGGTGGTCGGTATGACCAATCTGATCGTCCAATGTTAAAAATATTATCTAtgtaaaaataatttaaattaaatatttatattttatatttagtttttttaataatttattattttaattataaaaaaatatacCAATGTCGACTCTAGGATTCCAATGGCAATGTCGACTCCATCGCTCACACCCGTCATTAGTTCAACTATTTTGGAAGTTTCTGATGAAACAAGTGGATCATATACATTTATTAAAATCTCATTCTTTTATACGAGCCACCCAAATATCAATATCATAACAAAATCTCTCTCTCGAATTACAGAACAAGTGTTGTGAGGGATCAGTGGATGGGGTGCTGCTAGTTCCTCACTTCATTCCAAAAATGGTGCACAGACTCTCTCTAATGGCTTCTCACGTCTACCCTTCACCCCTCGCCTTCCCCACATCACACATCAAGGTAACAATATAATATCCAAATCTCCTCAGAGATTCATAGCTTATTTAATTTTGTAATTCTTGTTGGTTCAGTGTCATAATTGTGTTATTATTCAGTAAATTAGGGTTTTTATAAGCATACACATAAGGTTTATTAATGGAAATCTTGCTGAATGTGTAACTTTTCAATTcttatttttagtatttttttatGACAGGACTGTCAAACTTTTGCACCTTCTTCTTTTGCAAAACCAGACATGCTCAATTATCAGTATCCTTTTCTTAAGGCGAGTCCATTTGTAGAGTCGATGAAAACCCAAAATAAATGGTTTGATGAAAGTCAGCTCGTCAATGTTGATTCCTCTGCTCAATGGCCGGTATCAATTGATGCACAAGGTATGTCTGATATCTAACCATTTTGTGGTTAGTTTTTCTATAATGCTTGATTATAGTTTGATCATTATCGTATATTAGAACCAATAAAGGTTGGCTTTGTCCAGAGCCGTCTTAAGTTTTTGGAGGTCATGTTTAGGTTAGCCCCGATTCAACATTAACCAAACAACTAGGGATTCTATTTAGCCATGGTTTAGCAGTGACAAATCTATTATGATGCCTTATTTAGACAAAGTTTAATTGTGGAAAATTTGAGACCATGTGTTGTAGTCCATGTTGCATACCCTCATAGACGTCATTGACTTTGTCTCTAAGATGTTATGTACTAGTACTATGTAGCACTGACACTTAAGATTAAAGGTGTGTCAATGTCTGACACTGGCATACCACTCATACATGTACGTTCGATTTCTTCTAATTTTCAAATCATCATTAGTGTTGTGTTTGTGTTAAATActtaatatattatatattaccATTTTGATTAATTGATGTAAGAAATACGAGAGAAGATGAATGCATGAGATCATTTAAATTGCTAGATCCTTTGTTTTTTATGTTGTATGATTGTATCTAATCGTGGCTTCTGATTAACATTATTTACCTTTCATTTTTACAGAATCCTGCTCAAATGCAGTACTTTTAGGTTTTGGCATTGTTGAGCAATGCACTAAGCATGATACAGTTTCAAATCTCCTAAAATCGGGAACTGCTGAGCCGCGTACAGATGGTGCAAATATATCCTTGTTATTAGACTTGATGAAGTTGCAGTTGTCAGCCATTAATGAACCTCAACAACCATTCTCATCTGACTCGTCATCTCTTTTATACCCTAATGACAAATTCAACATCAAGAAGCCTTTGCTGTATTTTCTTCAAGATTCCGCACTTACTTCAAAGGTTACAGTTCATCTTGATGGCCAAATCACATTTATGGGTGCTGAGATTCAGATGAAAGATCTTCTTTCTGTAGTTGCTGAGTCATACTTGTCAAAGAGCTTACATAAGGGTGAAAAGCACTCAATGCTTGTTCCACACTTCAGCAGGTAAAAGCACTATTATCATCTAAATTTCTTTATAATCTATATTGTATTTGAATTAATGCCAAATGTTTTTATTTACATTTTGACATCAAATTAAGAACTGCATTATGTTTGCAAATGATATGTCTCTTCTCTAGTCTATTGTCAAATTTTATCCTTTTAGATGTGCGAATATGGCATTCAAAAAACGAAACGAAAACATGTTCTGCAAATATCAGAGTCGCTCCAAGTAGGTAGTTCAGGGGTGAGATAAGGGATAATATAGTCATTAGAGCCAATTGTGACGGGTGTATGTGCAGGTGCAGAGCATCCCTAATAAAAACAGTAAACTATGAGAGATCACAGTTCTGAACGGAAATCATACACGTACCATCAATTGCACTTTCACAAGTTTATGCTAGCTCGGCTCAAACATAATTGTTGATATTATCAAGGAACTGGTTAAACAAGACTAATATATGTTGTGAAAAGTTAAACTACACAACCATGTATAGAAAAACACAGTTAGAAAAACAGAAGGCTGTTAAACAACTATTTGTCAATTGGGGTTGTGGAAAAGTGTATTCTGCTTACCTCCTAAAACAGATCAAATCCTTTCCATTTAAATTAGCTTTAATAAAAATAGACTAAAAGGCATAAGTAACTATGTTACTTAACATTGCTAGATTATCTGTCTACTGTAGTTTACCATAAACATGATGCTACAAAGCTCCACCCCTGGCAGGGTCTAGGAAAGGGTCAAATCAATTATTGATCTACTACTTCACATTTAGAATCCATGTTCAAGAAACTGATTCTACTACTTGAATCCATGACCATTTAGGCCACAATTCAGTTGTAACCGACCTTGGTTTGTATAGCATTAACCACTGGGCATATTTTGTGTATTCATGCGAGCTGTGATCAGAAAATATGAAGTTATACTTCCGTGACATCTAGAAATTAATTCTTATTTTACTTGTATTGGTAGGATTAGGATGTTATATTTAGGTACTTTAATTTCAGTTAAATTAAATTATTGGTCCTTATGCTTGACATTTGTTTTCAATTTGATCCATATATgataaaataagataaaaataaaaatcagtACCCACATGCAAACACGCCTATGCACGCAGGCACATACTCATTTCAATTTGATTTCTATTCTTCATAATATTTGATGTCCATCTCACTGTTTTATACTGGCAACTGAGAACAGGGATAACATTAAATATGAATGTAGATATAAGAACTTAATTGTAACCTTTTTCTAATAGGGAGTCTGTGTACTAGGATCAACTATAGACTTTAAATCATTGTAGCTGAATCAGCTTGCTTCTAGAGCTGTTTGCATTGAATTGAACAATATAATACATTTGTGAAACTGTGACATTCTTATTATTATGCTGTTCGGTAAAAAATACCATACATCACTTTTTAGTCTCTTGATTTGACATTTTAAGATTGTTAGTTTTTTATCAAGAAATTGACTTTGCTGAGATTCTATATGGACAGGGTGAATATCGATGAAGCAGAAGTACAGAGTCATTCATCTACAATGAAGATGAAATCTACCTTAACCGCACCTTTAAGGAGGTATGCAAAATATACTTTTTCTTTCTGTTGACATTGCTTCTTACTGTGATATGCTCTGATGTTTGTCGGTGAAAAAAAAAAGACAATTATTTTGATCTGTCAACCTTATTCGGCATTTAAATGTTTGCACTTTCATCTTTCTGTAGTTTTAATTTGAATGtctttttaagaaaacaaacTTATGTATTCACCATGAAAATATTAAGGCTAATGTTTTTCCTCCATCGCAGAAATAAGAATGTGGGCTGCATTAATAAATCTTATATTAATAAATCTTTTATTCGGCATCTAAGGCTTTGAGGGTTGGTTGAGGCGACAATTGTTAAATTTAGATTAATTGTTATGTGGAGTTTGGCTGTTTGAATATGTTTCTTGTTCCTGTGTTCTAATGAGCTTCACCAAGCACTATCATATGCTAGAGAAAATAGTTGCTGTTGTATTTAAGCTTAACTTGTGTttaaataatgaaataaaaaCTGCTTTTTAAGCTTGAGGGGAAACAATGAAAAACATTCCAGTCAATGGAAATAGCTTTTTATCTTCTATATAATAACAATAAATTCTCAAGAACAAATCAAATAAGAAAGGATTATCTTCTATAGAAAGGAGATTGCTTACTGTAATTTCTTGGTCAAGAGGTATAATGTTAATACTTTTTCTCTTTCCTCTGCAGTCCTGAGAAAGTCAAACTCAAACCATCAAAAAAGAAGAATAAGAAAACCAACAGAGGAAGAGATATCTACAAGAACTATTCACACACATGTGAGAGCCTTCTGTCCTTGATGGTCAACAAGAAACAAAATCGGAAAACAATAATTCCTTCGTTGAAGAAATCCGGCCCCGAGCTTCCTGAGCTTCTTATGCAAATTTCTGCTGGGATTGCTGGAACTGGCCTTGCTGTCCTACTATCTGTTATGTGTAAGCTAGCTTGTGGAAGGGTTCTCCTTTCTGCATCCAGCTTTTTCAATACCGGGTTGGGATTTGGGTTGGTTTGGCTTTCTTGGGCAGTAAGTAAGCTAAGGGCCACAATCTTTAGCATCAGCAAGAATGCGGTAAAATCGGGTTTGAAAGAAGAGGTAATGATTCAGAAACTCGATAAGAGGATTAGAGATATTTACTTCGGCTCCGCAGCATTACTAGCAGTGGCAGTGCTAAGTCTTGCTTGAGTAACATCTCCCAAGATGTAGTTTGTTGAACTGTAAATGTGAATGTCTATAGTGATGATTAAACAGTTCTAGTAAGAAATATTTGAAGGTATCAATTGATCAACAATCGTATGTAGTTAATGTGTCATAGTTTCAGGAAGCATTGTTTGGTATTGTAGTTTGTAATGTAGAATTTTGCTATGGAATCAAGCAATTGGCTTTCTCTAGTATAATAAAATTAGTACTTAGGTCAAGACTGAATTGTCAAAATCTCTCATATAAAATCCACTAAAAGCTCTTTCCACCATTAACATGAATCTTCAGATGCAATGGACGTCTGTGCCGCGGACCAAAGTAGAAACAAAGAGCCTAGAAAGTTGTGGGTGTAAGCAAATGATGAGGTAATTCACCATAGTGCACTATTAATATTATCAAACTATACCTGCTACCAAACTATGATGATGTAATTGATTTGAGTGTGCGCTTAGACTTTACTAATTGACCTGTAACATTTTAACCCTTTCTCTTTCTAGTAAGTTAGAGTTATTTATATTTTGAAACCACCTGTTATCGCAAGTTGAATAGATGAGTTTACACACCAATTGGTGATGATTATGTTCTTCCCAAATACTTTGATGGTATCAGTGATCACCGCTCAGCTTCTGTTGTGTTAGAATTTTTTAAATGGCAATCTCTATCAATTCTTTTCAATTTTCTTTCAATTCAAATTTGAGTTGCCATATGGTGAGGGGTCGAGAAAATCGAAATGTGAATCAAAGACCAATCTCATTCCCTAGATCCTTATTACATCCGTCCATTAGAGAATCAAACTATTGTTCATGTTTCACCAACTTTATTTGGAAACAGTCATTCTTATTTGTGTTGCACCAACTTGATTTGGAGAAAACAATCATTCTTGGGTGTTGAAGACGTGTAGAGCTTTAGCAACAAACAAAAATAAAGTCAAGTTTGTGGGCAAATCGATTGAAATTCCAAGAATGTGGATATGAACTTTGCGGCATGGGAGCGATGCAACAATCTCGTGACATGAACATATGTGGTGACTAGCTCCTACCATGAGCCAAGATTTAAGCTgtaacataaaaaaatattgCAAGATAAAGTATTAACAAGTTGTATACCTTTGTGATCAGCTGGTATATAACCAGATGGCTGAATTGAGCGAACCCGGTTTGAAGTAACAATTTCATATTGTTGTTTGGTGTTAGATCCTTGAATTAGATTGATGAGTTTTTCATATTGATCATGAGTCAAAGGAGGAGGGGCTCCTTTACGGCCAAGAGTTGCAAATGAACATCGATATCAAATTCACTCCATTCATGTGCAACACCATGAGCAACAGATGAATTGGAACGCTGTAAATGAGAAGACAAACCATGTTTCTTGTAGCAGGTCTCGATCGTATGTCCTGTTCTATTGCAGTAAGTACAGATGCGAGGTTTAAAATTTAGGGA encodes:
- the LOC127126184 gene encoding uncharacterized protein LOC127126184 isoform X1 → MVHRLSLMASHVYPSPLAFPTSHIKDCQTFAPSSFAKPDMLNYQYPFLKASPFVESMKTQNKWFDESQLVNVDSSAQWPVSIDAQESCSNAVLLGFGIVEQCTKHDTVSNLLKSGTAEPRTDGANISLLLDLMKLQLSAINEPQQPFSSDSSSLLYPNDKFNIKKPLLYFLQDSALTSKVTVHLDGQITFMGAEIQMKDLLSVVAESYLSKSLHKGEKHSMLVPHFSRVNIDEAEVQSHSSTMKMKSTLTAPLRSPEKVKLKPSKKKNKKTNRGRDIYKNYSHTCESLLSLMVNKKQNRKTIIPSLKKSGPELPELLMQISAGIAGTGLAVLLSVMCKLACGRVLLSASSFFNTGLGFGLVWLSWAVSKLRATIFSISKNAVKSGLKEEVMIQKLDKRIRDIYFGSAALLAVAVLSLA
- the LOC127126184 gene encoding uncharacterized protein LOC127126184 isoform X2 produces the protein MLNYQYPFLKASPFVESMKTQNKWFDESQLVNVDSSAQWPVSIDAQESCSNAVLLGFGIVEQCTKHDTVSNLLKSGTAEPRTDGANISLLLDLMKLQLSAINEPQQPFSSDSSSLLYPNDKFNIKKPLLYFLQDSALTSKVTVHLDGQITFMGAEIQMKDLLSVVAESYLSKSLHKGEKHSMLVPHFSRVNIDEAEVQSHSSTMKMKSTLTAPLRSPEKVKLKPSKKKNKKTNRGRDIYKNYSHTCESLLSLMVNKKQNRKTIIPSLKKSGPELPELLMQISAGIAGTGLAVLLSVMCKLACGRVLLSASSFFNTGLGFGLVWLSWAVSKLRATIFSISKNAVKSGLKEEVMIQKLDKRIRDIYFGSAALLAVAVLSLA